Genomic DNA from Halobaculum sp. CBA1158:
GCAGCATCGGGCTGTTCCTGGTCGGCATCTACGGCTGGATGTATCACGCGTTCGTGGTCCACTTCTGGGAACGCGGCGCGGACGAACACAGCGCGAGCAAGCTCCGGTGGGGGATGATCGCGTTCCTCGGCTCGGAGATCGCCACCTTCAGCGCCGGCTTCACGTACTTCTTCTTCATCCGCTCGCAGTCCGGATGGGCGGAGGTCGCGAGCGACCTCCCGACGCTCGTCGGGTCGCTCGTCGCGATCAACACCGCGATCCTGATCGTCTCGTCGGTGACGCTGCACTTCGCCCACGGCGCGATCCGCCGCGACGAGCGCAGCAAGTTCATCGGCTGGCTCGCGGTGACGCTCCTGCTCGGAGTCGTGTTCATCGGCGGCCAAGTGTACGAGTACTACGAGTTCATCGTCCACGAGGAGTTCACCCTCACCTCCGGGCTGTTCGGCTCGGCGTTCTACGGCCTCACCGGGCTCCACGGCCTTCACGTCTCGATGGGCGCTGTGCTGCTCGGCATCGTGTTTGTCCGCGCCCTGCTCGGGCAGTACTCCGCCGAGCGACACGTCTCCGTGACGACCGCCTCGATGTACTGGCACTTCGTCGACGCCGTCTGGATCTTCCTCGTCGTCGCCCTGTACGTCGGCGCTGCGGTCGGCGCGTAGTCGGTCGCTACCCGTTCAGTCCGCGTTTTCGTTCTCGTTTCCGTTCGCGTTCCTGGTTCCGTTCGCGTTCTCGGTTCCGGTTCCGCCTGAGGGATCGATCGCGTCCCCGTCCGCGAGGCGGATCTCCTCGACCTCGCGTCGCTCGCCGTCGACGTACTTGTAGTGGACGCCCTCCGCCTCCTCCTCGGTCTTCCGGTGTGAGCCGTCGCACAGCGGGAACTCCTCGCTCAGCCCACAGCGACACACCGCGATGTCGCCGTACTCCTCGTCGAGGTCGTCCTCGTCCAGCCGGATCGGTCCGGTATCGGT
This window encodes:
- a CDS encoding heme-copper oxidase subunit III; protein product: MATETEDAHDDGHHLPAVEDWPRGFGEASWWPFVTALGAAGIYIGAALYLMAVGDRNLVGPMVGPGVVVGSIGLFLVGIYGWMYHAFVVHFWERGADEHSASKLRWGMIAFLGSEIATFSAGFTYFFFIRSQSGWAEVASDLPTLVGSLVAINTAILIVSSVTLHFAHGAIRRDERSKFIGWLAVTLLLGVVFIGGQVYEYYEFIVHEEFTLTSGLFGSAFYGLTGLHGLHVSMGAVLLGIVFVRALLGQYSAERHVSVTTASMYWHFVDAVWIFLVVALYVGAAVGA
- a CDS encoding CDGSH iron-sulfur domain-containing protein; the encoded protein is MREVTLTDTGPIRLDEDDLDEEYGDIAVCRCGLSEEFPLCDGSHRKTEEEAEGVHYKYVDGERREVEEIRLADGDAIDPSGGTGTENANGTRNANGNENENAD